The following proteins come from a genomic window of Alicyclobacillus dauci:
- a CDS encoding 2-phosphosulfolactate phosphatase: MGPLYIVLPSPNGSTCTVIAKESNVITIAGCIRNGFAVSSFIQERYPDSVISVIACGEQWSNGVLRPAIEDLIGAGAILSQFDQSLLSPEAKIAVSAFRHAEHDIQKILIECSSGRELAEKGFPEDVSIASELNVSHVVPVFHNGAYIQTFD, translated from the coding sequence TTGGGTCCACTATATATTGTGCTACCTTCTCCGAACGGTTCAACCTGCACTGTTATCGCTAAAGAGTCGAATGTAATTACGATTGCTGGGTGTATACGGAATGGGTTCGCTGTTTCAAGTTTTATACAAGAACGTTATCCAGATAGCGTCATAAGTGTTATTGCATGTGGTGAACAATGGTCGAATGGCGTCTTACGTCCAGCTATTGAAGATTTGATTGGGGCTGGAGCAATTCTAAGTCAATTTGACCAATCACTTCTTTCACCAGAAGCCAAGATTGCTGTAAGTGCATTTCGACATGCAGAGCATGACATACAAAAGATTTTGATAGAATGTTCATCTGGTCGTGAATTAGCAGAAAAGGGCTTCCCAGAGGATGTTAGCATCGCAAGTGAACTCAATGTTAGCCACGTAGTTCCTGTATTTCATAACGGAGCTTATATCCAAACTTTTGACTAA
- a CDS encoding IS3 family transposase (programmed frameshift) → MPMKKQYTPEFKAKVVQEILKEEKTMAQIASEYGVHPVQLSQWKKVALENMSSLFVDERKAVKEQKAQEQKIERLYAKVGQLTTQLEWLKKELASIRTRSERTSMVERENEKVPLRTQAHLLSLSRSSLYYKPVQPSEDEVRLKHQIDEIYTAHPTYGSRKIVHMLRREGWEVNRKRVQRCMREMGIEAIYPGPNLSKRNLKHKIYPYLLRNVTPSYPNHVWGIDITYIRLKHGWMYLVAVIDWYSRYVVSWQLDDTLEMPFVLTAVRSALRQAKPVIWNSDQGSHFTSDQYTNLLKEAGVQISMDGKNRALDNIITERFWRTLKYDHVYLQEYNSPKEARQQIGKFINEYNYDRPHQSLGYLTPAEIYFQEGRNALHPPNAI, encoded by the exons ATGCCTATGAAAAAACAGTACACACCCGAGTTCAAAGCCAAAGTCGTCCAAGAGATTCTAAAAGAGGAAAAAACCATGGCGCAGATTGCTTCGGAGTACGGTGTTCACCCGGTGCAATTGAGCCAGTGGAAGAAAGTCGCCCTAGAGAACATGTCCAGCTTGTTCGTAGATGAACGGAAGGCGGTCAAAGAACAGAAGGCACAGGAGCAGAAAATCGAACGACTCTACGCCAAGGTCGGTCAACTCACCACTCAACTGGAGTGGCTAAAAAAAGAGT TGGCATCAATCCGGACAAGGAGTGAGCGTACGTCCATGGTGGAGCGAGAGAACGAAAAGGTTCCCCTGCGTACCCAAGCTCATCTCCTGAGCCTAAGCCGATCCAGCCTCTATTATAAGCCCGTGCAGCCGTCGGAAGATGAGGTAAGACTGAAGCATCAGATCGATGAAATATACACTGCACACCCGACTTATGGCAGCCGTAAAATCGTGCACATGTTGCGACGTGAAGGTTGGGAAGTAAACCGGAAGCGTGTACAGCGCTGCATGCGGGAGATGGGCATCGAAGCAATTTATCCAGGCCCAAACCTGAGCAAACGCAACCTGAAGCACAAGATTTACCCGTACTTGTTGCGCAATGTGACACCAAGTTATCCGAATCACGTCTGGGGAATCGACATTACCTATATCCGCCTCAAACACGGATGGATGTACCTGGTAGCGGTGATTGACTGGTACTCACGCTATGTCGTGAGCTGGCAATTGGATGACACCCTTGAAATGCCATTCGTTCTGACTGCAGTCCGCTCAGCCTTACGCCAAGCCAAACCAGTGATTTGGAACAGCGACCAAGGTAGCCATTTCACCAGCGACCAATACACAAACCTGCTCAAAGAAGCTGGGGTCCAAATCAGTATGGACGGCAAAAACAGGGCACTCGACAACATCATCACCGAGCGCTTCTGGAGGACGTTGAAGTATGACCACGTCTATCTACAAGAGTACAACAGCCCAAAGGAAGCCAGACAACAGATTGGCAAATTCATTAATGAGTACAACTACGACCGCCCACACCAATCACTCGGATATCTGACACCGGCTGAAATCTATTTCCAAGAGGGTCGAAATGCATTACACCCTCCCAATGCTATCTGA
- a CDS encoding putative signal transducing protein: MSWFKNLFSKWVNVYIATNQDDYFRVANKLQNEGISFRTKSPFNPNLPTGMGYSSRDTQITYYEIYVKPDDEYRAMKVIHEKE; this comes from the coding sequence ATGTCTTGGTTCAAGAACCTGTTTTCCAAGTGGGTCAACGTTTATATCGCAACAAATCAAGATGATTACTTTCGAGTTGCGAACAAGTTGCAAAACGAGGGTATATCCTTTCGAACCAAATCACCTTTTAACCCCAACCTACCAACAGGTATGGGGTATTCTTCAAGGGACACGCAAATAACGTACTATGAGATTTACGTAAAGCCTGACGACGAGTATCGTGCCATGAAAGTCATCCATGAAAAGGAATAA
- a CDS encoding GNAT family N-acetyltransferase — protein sequence MSSIEYRFNAPVTGQEVADVFKRSGINRPTDDVERIQKMIDHGNLIITAWDEGKLVGIARSLTDFCYCCYLSDLAVDKEYQHSGVGKELIHQTQMRLTDQVSLLLLSAPTAMTYYPKVGFDKAENAWIIRRKR from the coding sequence ATGTCTTCTATTGAATATCGTTTTAACGCACCAGTGACTGGGCAAGAAGTTGCGGATGTTTTCAAACGATCTGGGATTAATAGACCAACTGACGATGTTGAACGTATTCAAAAAATGATTGATCACGGAAACCTTATTATTACAGCGTGGGACGAAGGGAAATTAGTCGGGATTGCTCGTTCACTTACTGATTTCTGTTACTGCTGTTACTTGTCCGATTTAGCCGTTGACAAGGAATATCAACATAGTGGCGTCGGAAAAGAGCTGATACACCAAACACAAATGCGTTTAACCGACCAAGTGTCGCTGTTGTTGTTATCCGCTCCTACGGCGATGACATATTATCCAAAGGTTGGTTTTGATAAAGCGGAAAACGCCTGGATAATTCGACGGAAAAGATAA
- a CDS encoding IS110 family RNA-guided transposase — translation MDVVYERCCGLDVHKKTVVACVLTPEAKEIRTFSTMTEDLLEMVDWLGQHECTHVAMESTASFWKPIYNLLESADCQVLVVNAKHMKNVPGRKTDVKDAEWIAGLLRHGLLQASYIPNREQRELRELIRYRRSLIDERAREVNRVQKVLEGANIKLSAVASNTLGKSGRAMLEAMIHGEEDPEVLSGLAKGRMKAKKADLHKALNGLMGSHQRMMLAAQLRHIDYLDEEIARLDEEVKERMLPFEEDLELVDTIPGVGRRTAEQILAEIGTDMTQFPSAAHLCSWAGLAPGNNESAGKRKSGKTRKGNQKLRAALVEAARAAARTKQTYLSAQYHRIAARRGKNRAAVAVAHSILTIVYYVLQRRQPYIELGPTYYEARKKDAVVKQAIRKLQSLGLEVTVKPVA, via the coding sequence ATGGATGTCGTATACGAACGTTGTTGCGGCCTCGATGTGCACAAGAAGACGGTGGTCGCCTGTGTGCTGACGCCGGAGGCCAAGGAGATTCGCACGTTCTCCACGATGACGGAGGATCTCCTGGAGATGGTTGACTGGTTAGGACAACATGAATGCACGCATGTTGCTATGGAAAGCACAGCTTCATTCTGGAAGCCAATCTACAACCTTCTGGAGTCGGCGGACTGTCAAGTGCTTGTGGTGAACGCCAAGCACATGAAGAACGTTCCGGGCCGTAAGACCGATGTGAAGGATGCCGAATGGATCGCCGGATTGCTCCGCCACGGGCTGTTGCAAGCCAGTTACATCCCCAACCGTGAACAACGGGAACTACGAGAACTCATTCGCTACCGCCGAAGTCTCATTGACGAGCGGGCAAGAGAGGTGAATCGGGTTCAAAAGGTGTTGGAAGGTGCCAACATCAAGCTTTCTGCAGTGGCCAGCAATACACTTGGCAAATCTGGGCGGGCGATGTTGGAAGCAATGATCCACGGAGAAGAAGACCCGGAGGTATTGTCAGGGTTAGCCAAAGGCCGGATGAAGGCGAAGAAGGCCGATTTGCACAAGGCACTGAATGGGCTTATGGGCTCCCACCAACGAATGATGCTGGCAGCCCAATTACGTCACATCGATTACTTGGATGAAGAGATTGCCCGGCTGGATGAAGAAGTCAAGGAGCGCATGCTCCCTTTTGAAGAAGACCTGGAGCTAGTGGACACCATCCCCGGTGTCGGTCGACGAACAGCAGAACAAATTCTGGCTGAAATTGGGACAGACATGACCCAATTTCCGTCTGCTGCCCATTTATGCTCTTGGGCAGGACTGGCTCCAGGGAACAATGAAAGCGCCGGGAAACGAAAGTCGGGGAAAACACGCAAAGGGAATCAAAAACTCAGAGCAGCGCTGGTGGAAGCAGCACGCGCAGCGGCGAGAACGAAGCAGACTTATCTCTCTGCCCAGTACCATCGAATTGCAGCTCGAAGAGGCAAAAACCGTGCAGCAGTTGCAGTGGCCCACAGCATCTTAACCATCGTGTATTACGTGTTACAGCGACGTCAACCTTATATTGAACTCGGCCCAACATATTACGAAGCACGCAAGAAAGACGCAGTCGTAAAGCAGGCGATCCGGAAGTTGCAATCACTCGGGTTGGAGGTCACCGTAAAACCTGTTGCATAA
- a CDS encoding M3 family oligoendopeptidase, which produces MKFTEYPYARPDIDAMEAEFRSLVQAFTEASSFAAQVEVMAQINRLRIKLSTLGMIVHVRHTINTNDEFYKSEQDFWDQNSPRIDGLVNEYYRAITSSPYRTQLEQKWGKQLFRIAEMTLKTFSPEVVPDLQEENALVSEYAKLMSSAQILFDGEECNFSQLIPYTASPDRELRKRASEAKWAFFQEHADKLDEIYDRLVQVRTRIAKKLGYDNFIELGYARLGRTDYNSEMVAKFRQQVKELIVPVATKLRERQARRIGVDTLRYYDEGFGFATGNPYPQGDSDWIVQRGEQMYRELSPETDEFFTFMQKNELMDLVAKKGKRGGGYCEPFAEYEAPFIFSNFNGTFDDVTTLTHEAGHAFQIYSSRFGVPEYADFPTLEACEIHSMSMEFFTWPWMELFFEHETEKFKFMHLSDALLLIPYLVSVDEFQHFVYAHPEATPQERKQAWREIERKYLPHRNYEGNEFLENGGFWQHQLHIYHYPFYFIDYSLAQICAFQFWKRSNENREQAWADYLHLCKLGGSLSFTELVKEANLISPFDTGCVQSVIGEIEAWLNMVDDCAL; this is translated from the coding sequence GTGAAATTTACCGAATATCCTTATGCACGTCCAGACATAGATGCGATGGAAGCGGAATTTCGATCACTGGTGCAAGCATTTACAGAAGCGTCAAGCTTTGCGGCCCAGGTTGAGGTGATGGCCCAGATCAATCGTTTGCGGATCAAGTTGTCTACACTTGGCATGATCGTACACGTTCGACACACGATCAATACAAACGACGAATTTTACAAATCGGAACAAGATTTTTGGGATCAAAACAGTCCCCGCATTGATGGGTTGGTTAACGAGTACTATCGTGCAATAACGAGTTCACCTTATCGTACGCAATTGGAGCAAAAATGGGGGAAACAACTATTCCGCATTGCGGAGATGACCTTAAAGACATTTTCACCGGAAGTAGTGCCTGACTTACAGGAAGAAAACGCGCTCGTCAGTGAATATGCGAAATTGATGTCCTCTGCACAGATTTTGTTTGACGGTGAAGAGTGCAATTTTTCCCAACTAATCCCATACACAGCTTCTCCCGACAGGGAATTACGGAAACGTGCCAGCGAAGCCAAGTGGGCTTTCTTTCAAGAGCATGCAGACAAGCTGGATGAAATCTATGATCGTCTGGTGCAGGTTCGCACGCGCATTGCAAAAAAGCTTGGCTATGATAACTTTATCGAACTTGGCTATGCCAGGCTGGGACGAACCGATTATAACAGCGAGATGGTGGCAAAGTTTCGCCAGCAAGTTAAAGAATTGATTGTTCCGGTAGCAACGAAGCTAAGGGAGCGTCAAGCGCGCCGCATTGGTGTCGATACACTTCGTTATTATGACGAAGGATTCGGATTCGCAACAGGTAATCCTTACCCACAGGGAGACTCGGACTGGATTGTTCAGCGCGGCGAGCAAATGTACCGTGAACTTTCGCCTGAGACAGACGAGTTCTTCACATTTATGCAGAAGAACGAGTTGATGGATTTGGTCGCCAAGAAGGGTAAAAGAGGCGGTGGCTATTGCGAACCGTTTGCCGAGTATGAGGCGCCATTTATCTTTTCGAACTTTAATGGAACATTTGATGATGTCACCACTTTAACCCACGAAGCAGGTCATGCATTCCAGATATATTCGAGTCGGTTTGGTGTGCCGGAATACGCCGATTTCCCCACATTGGAAGCGTGCGAAATTCACTCAATGAGTATGGAATTTTTCACGTGGCCATGGATGGAACTGTTCTTCGAGCATGAGACAGAGAAGTTCAAGTTTATGCACTTGAGCGATGCCTTGTTATTAATTCCGTATTTGGTATCTGTCGATGAATTTCAACACTTCGTATACGCGCATCCAGAGGCGACGCCACAAGAGCGTAAACAAGCGTGGCGCGAGATTGAACGCAAATATCTGCCACACCGGAACTATGAAGGCAATGAGTTTTTAGAAAACGGTGGGTTCTGGCAACATCAGTTGCACATCTATCATTATCCGTTCTACTTCATTGACTACTCCTTAGCGCAAATTTGTGCCTTTCAATTCTGGAAGCGGTCAAATGAAAATAGGGAGCAAGCATGGGCAGACTACCTACACTTGTGCAAGCTAGGCGGCAGCCTGTCATTTACAGAGTTGGTCAAGGAAGCGAACTTAATTTCTCCGTTTGACACGGGCTGCGTACAATCGGTGATTGGTGAAATTGAAGCATGGTTGAATATGGTGGATGATTGTGCCCTATAA
- a CDS encoding DoxX family protein translates to MTILRWVLEAILILMFLMAGFGKVAGSKMHREGFEHWRLPQWFRVVTGLVELIGAALLIIGFWHKDFVIAGALVLGVTAIGGIITHLRVKDSFKDMSMILLLGIISFVLLFITI, encoded by the coding sequence ATGACAATTCTACGTTGGGTCTTGGAAGCCATTTTAATTTTAATGTTCTTGATGGCTGGATTCGGAAAGGTTGCAGGTTCGAAAATGCATCGAGAGGGGTTTGAACACTGGCGATTACCTCAGTGGTTTCGGGTTGTTACCGGCTTGGTAGAACTCATCGGCGCAGCACTGCTGATCATAGGTTTTTGGCATAAAGACTTTGTTATTGCAGGGGCTTTGGTACTCGGTGTTACAGCTATTGGCGGCATCATCACACATCTACGTGTTAAAGACTCCTTTAAGGACATGTCTATGATTTTGCTGCTTGGCATAATTTCTTTCGTACTACTGTTCATTACAATTTAA
- a CDS encoding NAD(P)H-binding protein — protein sequence MEGSRATRSGTPTVKAKEDNRQVSTVLPGIMAKLLFPTGYQEMKSIEQIMKDTTLDWTVVRIVNPNVKHSGQGYSISLGDTKAKMGVSRENVARCMYDIARNNEFIRQMPIVFNE from the coding sequence GTGGAAGGAAGCCGCGCCACACGGTCAGGTACACCGACGGTAAAAGCGAAGGAGGATAATAGACAAGTTAGCACAGTCCTACCTGGCATTATGGCAAAACTTCTATTTCCAACGGGCTATCAAGAAATGAAAAGTATCGAGCAGATTATGAAAGATACCACATTGGATTGGACCGTTGTTCGCATTGTTAACCCAAATGTAAAGCACAGTGGTCAAGGCTACTCCATTTCACTGGGAGATACAAAAGCCAAGATGGGTGTATCACGAGAAAACGTCGCTAGATGTATGTACGACATCGCAAGAAATAATGAATTCATTAGGCAAATGCCAATTGTATTTAATGAATAG
- a CDS encoding type IV secretory system conjugative DNA transfer family protein, producing the protein MKPKLPMPHFTFSMAMFVHHPVFLLIPALVILMILSSIWRMARFLFALSLVGGIGYGLYALGNVVNHAMNRTKGKSNWITMPMISGKDKPSAIPIMQVHGFNDGVMIVLIILALAGALFYGAVKSSGYSIGYVLNRLWVYFASPIYRGGKGDTYTFPNVTLGVGIGEAEPGLPGASNGAGRRVVMEAKDRFLNMGIIGPIGSGKTFMTMKPMIFQDLEAISQGTMANIVWISPQPEPSVEKYAESLGLTVRRIHIIDGQVDGKGTNIRFNPLSGNDIDAIISNVNIVLNEQTDDKGKGDAFFDTMAAQATTDSLQLYKYLHGFDSEGNQVEIDMIGWYDNYLVRMDELFYEATRVQLVSDLAIRGQSDTPITEARADWIRRVVWPKISESERTMLRRAAASIINEFGGDVSGKNAEAYKNIIRGLRGKVRVLISSQYVQELLDSHAAGAAPAEG; encoded by the coding sequence TTGAAACCAAAACTCCCGATGCCGCACTTTACGTTCTCAATGGCGATGTTTGTTCATCACCCAGTGTTCTTATTGATACCAGCCCTAGTAATCCTAATGATACTTTCGTCAATATGGCGTATGGCACGCTTTCTATTCGCTCTTTCACTGGTCGGAGGGATTGGTTACGGCCTTTACGCACTGGGCAACGTCGTGAATCATGCCATGAACCGAACGAAAGGGAAGTCCAATTGGATCACGATGCCGATGATATCTGGTAAGGACAAGCCTTCTGCCATTCCGATTATGCAAGTTCATGGGTTTAACGACGGGGTCATGATCGTGCTCATCATTCTCGCACTGGCCGGGGCGCTCTTTTACGGGGCAGTTAAATCATCAGGGTATTCGATTGGATACGTGCTTAACCGTCTATGGGTCTACTTTGCCTCTCCAATCTATAGAGGAGGAAAAGGGGACACCTATACATTCCCGAATGTCACGCTTGGGGTAGGTATTGGTGAAGCAGAGCCGGGGCTTCCGGGGGCAAGCAACGGAGCTGGTAGACGTGTTGTGATGGAAGCAAAAGATCGTTTTCTCAATATGGGGATTATCGGACCTATTGGTTCCGGTAAAACTTTCATGACGATGAAGCCGATGATATTTCAAGACCTTGAGGCAATCTCACAAGGGACGATGGCGAATATCGTTTGGATATCTCCGCAACCAGAACCGTCTGTAGAAAAGTACGCAGAATCCCTTGGTCTTACTGTTCGCCGAATACACATCATCGATGGACAGGTGGATGGAAAGGGTACCAACATCCGATTTAACCCTCTTTCCGGTAACGACATTGACGCTATCATTAGTAACGTCAATATCGTTTTAAATGAGCAGACCGATGACAAAGGTAAGGGTGACGCGTTCTTTGACACGATGGCTGCGCAAGCCACTACAGACTCCTTGCAGTTGTACAAATACTTGCATGGTTTTGATTCGGAAGGCAACCAGGTAGAAATCGACATGATCGGATGGTACGACAACTATCTCGTGCGAATGGATGAGCTTTTCTATGAAGCCACCAGGGTTCAATTGGTCAGTGATTTGGCAATCAGAGGTCAATCAGACACGCCCATTACAGAAGCTAGAGCGGATTGGATTCGCCGTGTAGTTTGGCCAAAAATCAGTGAATCAGAACGAACTATGCTTCGTCGTGCGGCCGCCAGTATCATCAATGAGTTCGGTGGCGACGTGTCGGGGAAGAATGCCGAAGCCTACAAGAATATTATCCGAGGTCTACGCGGTAAGGTTCGTGTCCTAATTTCAAGCCAATACGTGCAAGAGTTATTAGACTCCCATGCCGCCGGGGCGGCACCAGCAGAAGGATGA
- a CDS encoding 3'-5' exonuclease, which produces MLIANLVDGFIPYQRAVDEGNIEEETRLFYVGMTRAMDRLYLCVPKTIAEKPYIQSRYIDELKGASKH; this is translated from the coding sequence ATACTTATTGCGAACTTGGTGGATGGTTTCATTCCGTACCAACGAGCAGTTGATGAAGGCAACATCGAGGAAGAAACGAGACTATTTTACGTTGGAATGACTAGGGCTATGGATCGCTTGTATTTGTGTGTGCCAAAGACCATCGCAGAAAAGCCCTATATCCAATCTCGGTACATCGATGAACTGAAAGGAGCGTCTAAGCATTGA
- the tnpA gene encoding IS66 family insertion sequence element accessory protein TnpA has protein sequence MTKKELAELRETWRERVAAFRDSGLSGAAWCAEQGIKEHQLWYWVSRFREKSPKPSVSTDFLPVQVHESIANLPLLVRVGSVAIEVHPGYDAQLLRDLVETLTGSC, from the coding sequence ATGACCAAAAAAGAATTGGCAGAATTACGAGAAACGTGGCGTGAACGCGTAGCTGCATTCCGGGATAGCGGTCTGAGTGGCGCAGCGTGGTGCGCTGAGCAAGGCATAAAAGAACATCAATTGTGGTATTGGGTAAGTCGCTTTCGTGAAAAATCCCCGAAACCGTCCGTTTCGACTGACTTTCTACCCGTGCAGGTTCATGAGTCCATTGCCAATCTCCCTCTGCTCGTCCGGGTTGGCTCCGTTGCCATTGAAGTACACCCGGGATACGACGCCCAACTGTTGCGTGACCTGGTTGAGACACTCACGGGCTCATGCTGA
- the tnpB gene encoding IS66 family insertion sequence element accessory protein TnpB (TnpB, as the term is used for proteins encoded by IS66 family insertion elements, is considered an accessory protein, since TnpC, encoded by a neighboring gene, is a DDE family transposase.) → MLNHVGTEQRVYLACGVTDMRKSIDGLAALVQTQFQLDPFSQCVFVFCNRQRDKLKILYWQYNGFWLLYRRLERGRFEWPNSSQDKTLVISQRQLNWLLDGLSLNQQKAHPKVAAQKVV, encoded by the coding sequence ATGCTGAACCATGTCGGTACAGAACAGCGCGTCTATCTTGCGTGTGGTGTCACGGACATGCGGAAGAGTATCGATGGATTGGCGGCCTTGGTGCAAACGCAATTCCAGTTAGACCCGTTCTCCCAATGTGTCTTCGTTTTTTGCAATCGTCAGCGGGACAAATTGAAGATTCTGTATTGGCAGTATAACGGATTCTGGTTATTGTATCGCCGGTTGGAACGAGGCCGATTTGAGTGGCCCAACTCGTCTCAGGACAAGACGCTTGTCATTAGCCAACGCCAGTTGAATTGGTTGCTGGATGGATTGTCTCTCAACCAGCAGAAAGCTCATCCCAAGGTGGCGGCGCAAAAGGTCGTCTGA
- the tnpC gene encoding IS66 family transposase, translating to MTMENTSSETIEQVEVLQQRCTSLEQENAELKQQVNLLLEQRRLDRQKRFGASSERSDAEQMRLFNEPETASDEEPEIEEPLVDTATRKPRRKQPGQREAMLANLPVERMEYRLPEAERVCPCCGGPLHEMSAEVHRELKHIPAQTVVVERVRYIYGCRPCEKNEIHPPVVKADMPRSAFPGSLASASMVSYIMSKKFVEGMPLYRQEQQFTRQDISLSRQTLANWVVVGATRWLSLIFDRLHEELLARHYLHADETTLQVLHEPGRAANSKSYMWLYRGRDGPPIVLYDYQESRSKEHPKTFLRGFKGYLHVDGYAGYHDVENATLVGCWSHARRGFNDALQSLPSAEQKKTSAARTGLQYCNELFKIERGLKDATPEERRAGREKQSRPVLDAFSAWLHEQSPLVLPKSVLGKAITYCMNQWSKLIVFLEDGNLELDNNRSERSIKPFVIGRKAWMFSNTPRGARASAITYSLVETAKENGLDPRLYLEYLFERLPNIQMDDEHVVDALLPWSEELPEEIRKRKTRA from the coding sequence ATAACTATGGAAAATACGTCTTCAGAAACCATCGAACAAGTTGAAGTTCTACAACAGCGCTGCACTTCCTTGGAACAGGAGAACGCCGAATTAAAACAGCAAGTGAACTTGCTGCTTGAACAACGGCGTCTGGATCGGCAAAAGCGTTTCGGGGCATCCAGCGAGCGGTCTGACGCTGAGCAGATGCGGTTGTTCAATGAGCCAGAGACGGCGTCGGATGAAGAGCCAGAAATAGAAGAGCCTTTGGTTGATACGGCGACACGCAAGCCACGCAGGAAACAACCTGGACAGCGGGAAGCCATGCTGGCGAACCTCCCTGTTGAGCGGATGGAATACCGCCTGCCAGAGGCAGAGCGCGTGTGCCCGTGTTGTGGCGGCCCCTTGCACGAGATGAGTGCGGAGGTACACCGGGAACTCAAACATATTCCGGCACAGACGGTCGTCGTTGAACGTGTGCGATACATCTACGGGTGTCGACCGTGTGAGAAAAATGAGATTCACCCGCCCGTGGTCAAGGCGGACATGCCGCGCTCGGCGTTTCCCGGGAGTCTGGCGTCGGCATCCATGGTGTCTTATATCATGAGTAAGAAGTTTGTGGAAGGCATGCCTTTGTACCGACAGGAGCAGCAATTCACCCGACAGGACATATCGCTTTCTCGTCAGACGCTGGCGAATTGGGTGGTAGTCGGAGCTACGCGTTGGCTGAGCCTCATATTCGACAGGCTTCATGAGGAATTGCTTGCCCGACATTATTTACATGCAGATGAGACAACACTGCAGGTACTACACGAACCCGGACGGGCGGCCAATTCAAAATCGTATATGTGGCTGTACCGAGGACGTGATGGACCGCCGATTGTGCTGTATGACTATCAAGAGAGTCGGTCGAAGGAGCATCCGAAGACGTTCCTCCGAGGGTTCAAGGGGTACCTGCATGTAGACGGATATGCCGGATACCACGACGTGGAGAACGCGACACTGGTAGGGTGCTGGTCTCATGCGCGGCGCGGTTTCAATGACGCCCTTCAATCGCTGCCGAGCGCCGAACAGAAAAAAACTTCGGCTGCACGGACTGGGCTTCAATATTGTAATGAGTTATTCAAGATTGAACGTGGGTTGAAGGACGCCACACCGGAAGAACGTCGAGCAGGCCGAGAAAAGCAAAGTCGACCCGTGCTCGATGCTTTTTCAGCATGGTTGCATGAGCAGAGTCCACTTGTGCTGCCAAAGAGTGTTTTAGGCAAAGCCATTACGTATTGCATGAACCAATGGAGCAAACTCATTGTGTTTCTAGAAGACGGGAACCTGGAACTGGATAACAACCGGAGTGAGCGGTCTATCAAGCCTTTTGTGATCGGCCGCAAGGCGTGGATGTTCAGTAATACACCACGTGGTGCGAGAGCAAGTGCCATTACTTATAGTTTGGTAGAGACGGCGAAAGAGAATGGTTTAGATCCGCGCCTATATCTGGAGTATCTGTTTGAGCGGCTACCAAACATCCAAATGGATGACGAGCATGTCGTAGACGCTTTGCTGCCGTGGTCCGAAGAGTTGCCAGAGGAGATACGAAAACGAAAGACAAGAGCATAG